The genomic region ACAACACTGTACCCACACTGCCGTAGCACTGCACTGGCATGCCACCTTTTGTCCCTTATTTGGTAGTGAGAAAGATGGCAACCCCATCTAGCAAGCAAGttctcatgtgtaactctgtttgtcgcactgctttgctctatcttagccaggtcgcagttgtacatgagaacttgttctcaactggcctacctggtgaaataaatacaattaaaaagtcgcagcaatgaagaattgagtgCGTGCGCGTTCACGCGAATGGTGGGGGGGGATTCTGTCGGGAGATTTTCTGCACAACACCGGGTAGGGAGTGGGCTATTTCCTTAAGTCGATTATGAAAAATGTCTGTCCTCACTCTGGTAGCCAATggacaaacattaagaataagctacgtggtgagttgatgcTTATTCGTCAGCTAGTTAGTGAGGTGAATTGATCACGCTACCAGCTATCTACCTAATTTTGAGATTGAAGATGAATAGCTAAAAGCAGACAAACTGTGAGCTTGTTTGCACACAGGGTGAAGACAGTTGATGCTCCATTATGTTTGTAATTGCATAGGGGATGTCAGATGTTATCTAGACAGTTAACACCTGGCATTGAAAATTCTCAGTGCTACACCAAACAGTACCTAACCTGTAACTCCCAGTATAATGGATACCGTGTGTGTGTCACATTATCTGGTGTTACAACCTGTAGGTCGGTGGTATCATGATTTCTGTGTTCCATTAGGCCTAGTTAAGTGATATGATTCATCATAACGCCTTCAAATACTGCTGGACAACATACCTTGTGTTTTGTTGTTTACAGACCTGCACTGTAATGTTCAGTCGTCGTCTCTAACTTATTTACTTCTGTCATGCCCCCCACAGGAGTTTCCTGACTCGCAATGACATCGGCATCATCCTAATCAACCAGTTCATAGCAGAGATGATCCGTCACGCCATCGACCAGCACATGGAGTCCATCCCTGCCGTGCTGGAGATACCCTCCAAGGAGCACCCATACGACGCCTCCAAGGACTCCATCCTACGCAGGGCCAAGGGCATGTTCTCCGCTGAGGACTTCCGATAAACACACAACACGTACCCAAAGATGCAGTGTCTCGGtctggtcagggacagagatggagaagggGGACTTTGGAGACTGTCCATGATCCTAAATTAGTTATCTTGTGCAATGCTATGGAAGGCTGTAAAGTATGCCTGATGGCAGTTTCATGTGTTATCCATATTGACTGAGTCCATAATTGGTCCCCACAGTCCACCTCTCATCTCTTGCCTGGGTCCTGTTCCATCCACCTGGCAATGCACTTTCACCAGACCGAATGTTGAATTGTTTGATGTAATATTTAGTTTTTCATTCCTTTGCCTGGAGCATTATGGTATTACTATTCATTGACCACATTGATGGTTAAATTGTTTTGCTGTATGCCTTTTCGGGTTATTCATGCTGTTGTATGAAATCTTACGCAGGTACTGTATCTTGTGGTCTCATCCAGTCTGTTTTTCAAATGCTTGCTTCATTTTGTCATAACCTTGGGGAGAGTATGCTTGCATAAGACGTCTCGGCAAAGAATTGTGGATAGTCATCTGCAATTCATTGAGTGTAACATTTGTCAGAGCATGCATGTGACTGTCTGTTCTAACTTCACATTTGTCATTTATGGAAACAGTCCTAATGTCCATATTTGGATCTTTACCCCAAAAAAATGCAAAGTAGTATTTCATCATCTGGTGAAATGACCAGTATAATTCCACAGGGTACAGCTCAACAGAAAATTCACTAAATTAACAGCTTGAAGAAAATGTATGTTAAGCACTGCAAAATGACTACCTGTTGTAATGTATTGTGACAGTTTTAACTTATACCTGTAACAAAACAAATAGATGTTTACAAAAATAAATTATTCTATCCAACCTGTACTGTGTAATTAATATCAAGACCAGCACAACTGTCTTAAATGTTTGCTGTTAGAAAACAATCGCACTACTCACAAAAGCCAAAACCAAAACAATTCCTAGTAGCCTGAAGTACAACAAGAATGTTACATGTCAGTCATAAGACCCCACTACCAACTATACTTATCTCAAAAGAGATGCAAGCTTTCCTGATAATGTGACTTGACCAGTTTTTTTTCTTTTGGGAAGTGGGGTAAAGTTCACATGAAGCCAAAGTTGAACTTCTCACTGCATAGTTTAGGCAGAAGTGAAGTACTTCCCAGTAACTCTGTGCCAGTGGCACAAATGTAAAGCCCAGTGTATTAACCCTGACAAATCAGATTCAGAGTGGTATCCATGATTAAATCCTGAGACTGAACCTGATGTGTTACATTATTTAGGCGCCTGCACACACTGATGCTGTGATCCAACTGGAAAATATTTTAACAACCTTGAGACAGGCCTTATCATTTATCTTGCTGGACATGTGAGTTCTTAAATGTTCTTCAGTGAACCAGGGACGAACACAAACACAGCTCTGTTCTACTACCTGCACCTTATAAAGATATGGAATGTTAGCCAAGAGGTGCTCCCAGAATTAACCTGTCCCTGGACATGGGATTTTTTCATGGACCTAATGGCCCTCCCGGAGAACAGATGATCCCTGCCTGGTCTCTCGGTGTCATCCTCCTGGGCTATGTCTTTGGATTCCCAGTCCCCTTCAACAGCACTCTGAGGTAAGACATCTACCTACCTGTGGAAATAGGAGATTAGAGGTTGTATGGATGGTTGTatggattttttcccccctctgtaGACAATATGAATATGAGACTCTTCTTCAACTCAACAACACAGTGAGTGTTGGGTTCTAATACTTCAAAACACTAGGAAGAGTTTGACTAAATGTGAGAATAGTGAGACCAACATACTGCTCTTTCAGACCCTTCATGTCAAATGACAGAGTCCAATGAAACAGAGATTCCCTTCCCTTTTCAGTGAGTACATTTATGGGTCTATATTTGTATAGTGTTGAAACCAAATGTTGTAAACTATTTAGAGCGCCAAGTAACCTAGCGCTTAGAGAGACGAGCCAGTTTGAATCCCGGGTCtcaaatcctagatgccattgcctACCGTTATGCctttgagcaaagcacttaacccccCACTATAACATCTCCCTGGGAGGCCagtgtggcagccccccgcacctctccaaAATGTATGTGTGTCTTCTCGGAGGGGTTGGGTTGAAAGTGGAAGTACAATTTGGGTTGGACCTTGTGGGCCGTTATTGTCCGTTATTGTTATTGTAAGTTAGCTCTTCAAACTCACCATGGCCCCCGAGGGCCAAACACATGTACTTTAACTGTATAAACACTATTGACTCATGATTGACTCTTCAATCTTGTTTTACCAGATGTGAAAGAACAAGTTTCATGGACTCACAGACATTTTCCTAAAATGTCTCTTCTTTTTTCCTTTCTCTTTCAGGGATTACGACCGCACAATACCGTAAGTCTCCCTAAATGTACGCAAGTACAATGTGATTGAATAATTTGACTGAGCACAcaagcctgtgtgtgtttgtgtccaacgGGTATGTGTGTGTCCAACGGTTATGTGTGTGTCCAACGGTTATGTGTGTGTCCAACGGTTATGTGTGTGTCCAACGGGTATGTGTGTGTCCAACGGTTATGTGTGTGTCCAACGGTTATGTGTGTGTCCAACTGCACTATTGTTAAAGCAATAGTGCATATACATAACCGTAACTGTTTCTTTAGCAGCAGGTCATTGCTGCATATCTGACCACCCAGCAGGACACACTCCAGACCTCTAACCTGATACTCCCCTCCTTTCAATCCAGATGCAGCGTGTCTCTCTGCTACCTTCCCACCTGTATGCACTCTAATCTGGGGTCAGCCCTGCAGAAAGGGGACGAGATAGCGTGCGCCTTCACCAAAGACCCCCATGGGGTAGGCAGAAAATGACACTGACACAGCATACCTTAAATTGGCACCCAGTTTTTTTACTAACACGTTTTATCACATTGGTTGCAGCATGACTTTGATAATAGGTTTTGTGGCTttccaacaacaaaaaactgctCTACAACTATTTCTGAAATGTACTGCACCAGAGTTTAAGTAAGTTGTGAGCATGAAAAGGAAACTGTAATGCAAGGGGGCGTTTAGAGTAGATTTAACTATTATAATAGTTCACTAATTACATTCAATGTGTTGAGTACTTTATGTCAAATACTTAATTGTTTTGTGTAAAGTGACTAAACCTAATATACGTCACTTCTTTTGTACGCGAATAAAAGCTTTTTACAAGCCAGGAGTGATGCAATAAATGCCTGCTTTCCACATAGAAATAGAACCATAAATGTCTGTCTACACTTTCCTTGATTCAATCCACACTCACTCTGGTTCCTAAAAAAGATATAGGCCTTACTCAACCATGAATGTCTAGTTGAGCAGAATGACACAAAGGGAAAcaaagtacagacagacagagtaactgATAAAGTGATCATCTTCTGTTGAATTTAGAGGCCTTGATGTTAGTTCATGACCTGTGTGCGGGTtttatatgtatactgtatgtaggccatGAAACCCAGCTGAGAAAACAAGTAATGTTCTATAGCTTGAAGTGACTGAGAGTAGTTCTACTAACTCACTACTGATATCTCCTCCTCCACGCAGGCCAGAGGAGACCTACGTTCCTTGGAACAGCACTGACATGGCTCAACGTGAGGAAGATCATTGGTGGAAAGGATTGTGGGTATGCTATAGAAAATATATACTGTTGCAGTTCAACTTCCACTCTGTTGTTGCTCTTTTGCCAAAAGGCCTGGGGAATTGATGCAGAGTCGGAACGAGACAGACAACAACTCAACATTACCTATGTTAAGAGTTCTCTTATGCTATTATTATAAACAGGCATCTACCCTTTAATTTTGCACACGTTCCAATATGTCATTAATAATTTATTTCCCCTCTACTGCACACAGACACAGGTACAATGGTCCTCCATTCCTTATGGATATAAGGGAAAGAAAACGTCCATTGTAAGCATGTGTTTTCAGTCAGTCATCATACATTTTATCAGTAGGTGGCGCTTTATCTCTGAAAGGAGGGAAGACAAAAAGCATTACAAAACTGTGCATCGTTGAAGTGAAATCAATGTTTCCTCTGTCCTTCTTGGCAACTCTTTTTAGGCATGAATATTATGTAGCAGCGCCTCAAGGCTGCGTGGTGAGTCTCTGTGCCCTGGGCCATATACTGAACCAGGGCGGGGACGAGAGTGCAGGCGGGGCCACCCGAGACCCACATGGCAACGGCAAGAGATGAGAGGAAGTGTAACGTGGGGCCTCATACAGGAGTTGCTGGCTGTGCTCTATTGCTCTTAAGCCATTACTTTTCTTTCTCTGCTTTCCTTTGCCATCACTGATCTGGAAGGACAAGAGGATTGAGAGAAACGTTGAAAGAGTTAGTCACTCCACCTGCCCATTGCTTATGTGCAGCACTtggtgatggaggagaggacacaATAGGAGAGAAGTTGTACAGAGGGTGTAATTTGTGTGTGGTAAACCTAAAAAGTTGCTATTTATTAAAGACATATTAATAATTGTCTTAATTAATCACTTAAGAAAAGTATGAAATATTTGTCATTGTGTACCGcagggccggctccaggcataagcgacatGCTGTTGTTTAGGGCCCCTGGCCCCCAGAGTCTcaactgttgagagttagaatattAGAATACACAAGACACAAGATCGAAATGTGATCgtgcagtcactcaattagccatgacagctaacaatttttagattggtaagttagtctagccaggtATCTACatttgtagtaatcatggccaaatACCGACCCGGCACGCAGGGCACGTAGCCAGGGGCCTGACCTCCAGAGGGACCCCAtttattttgttagtcactctcactcagatataattaacatggcataagtcatggcaaaatgtgtagaattgacgaaaatttgctttaaaacagcaCATAGCCTGCTGTATttccctctgccccatggcaaaatgagtagaattgcataaaAGTTGTTATAATattgcaaaatgttctctccgccccatggcaatgTCTAGAACTGCAGGAAATGTACCTTAAAACGTACATTACTGTCTTAAATGTAAAGGGCCCAGTGGTGTGACGACATAAACCTATTGTTAAAATGTTTGGAGAGGTTTCACGAGCGCGCCATAACACCCTCACGCATTTTGGTGAAggaaaagccataacaccctcacGCATTTTGGTGAAggaaaagccataacaccctcacGCATTTTGGTGAAggaaaagccataacaccctcacGCATTTTGGTGAAggaaaagccataacaccctcacGCATTTTGGTGAAggaaaagccataacaccctcacGCATTTTGGTGAAggaaaagccataacaccctcacGCATTTTGGTGAAggaaaagccataacaccctcacGCATTTTGGTGAAggaaaagccataacaccctcacGCATTTTGGTGAAggaaaagccataacaccctcacGCATTTTGGTGAAggaaaagccataacaccctcacGCATTTTGGTGAAggaaaagccataacaccctcacGCATTTTGGTGAAggaaaagccataacaccctcacGCATTTTGGTGAAggaaaagccataacaccctcacGCATTTTGGTGAAGGAAAAGTCAAACCTACATCCCTTGAAATTTCTCTTGCACATTTAATGTGATGGGGGATTGTATTGGTGCTGAATTTATCCAGACAATAAAAGGATATTCAAAATATTGAATTGTTGTGGGTGACAGTTGCGCATAACCTCAATACGCAAGAAGGCTAGCTGGCTTTTGGGAAGAGCAGCGGACATAGATTCTCAAAAACAGGAGTTTAGGAAGGAGGCTATTTTGAAAGAGACATTTGTTAGACTAAATAGATGTCAAAATATAAGGTGGGTGAAAAACGAGGGATGAAACTGCCACAAATCAACGAACCTCAACGTGAAGCCAAACTGGTGAAAACCCTGACAAAGAGAAGGTCAAAATTAGAAGCAGGTCAAAAGTAGAGATGAGAAGGTGCTTGTCGATGTGATGCGGCCGGCTTCGGGAGAAATTCTAGCAACATGGTAAAACCACTCATCATGGACTTGGAATATTTAAACGTTTTCTACTTTGAAATAGCCTAAATAAACATCACATGCAATGGTGCATACTGTAGAACAACTATTCAGGGGGTAACATCATGGTCCTGCCCAGCTTTTATCTTTACTACAGTCCATCTCCAGTTGTCACGGTAACTGCCCTTGCTGTGCTCCCTCTGAATGCAGGTGACATGAACAAGGCCCTCGACCCGATGTACGCACTCAACGCCACTGTGAAAGAGAGCCTCTCCCGTAAGAACGGCATCTTCCCTCGCTCCGCCACCTCAGACACAGTGGCGTGAGGGTGCCCACCGGATCACACAGGCCCCAAGTGACAATACAAACACACCACCAACAACCGCACTGGTTTTTAATTTGTATTCATCCTATTTTTGTGAAGACTGAAATGAAGCTGCTAAATAGAATGTGTGAAATAAAAGTGTGGTTCTGGGAGTTTGAGATGGATATTGCCGTGTTGGCCTGTGTGCCCTCCCCATGCCCCTCGCCCCTTTCAACACACACTGTCTAAACGATAAAGTAACTCAATTATGAATGTGAAGTAAACCACCAGACACTCAGACCTTTCCCCCTGTCGGCTACGAGGCTATGGCCTAATGTCATTAATCATTCACCTGCAAGATTCATATCGTATTAAAGTCCTGCTTTTCACAAGTGGGCAGATCATCTTCCGTTCACCTGGCTGCCACAGGTGGGCAAGGAGAGTTGGTCTGTAGTCAGGGATGAGTGAACCAACGCTGAGCCCGGACAATAGAGTGGATTCTTTTACATTTGGCTACTCTGGTTACAGGGAGAGGGATTGACGGCCAGACACTGGCACTGAATGTGTAGGGAAAGAGGCATGCCCACCAGCCCCCTAAATGTATCCCCTCACCACAGTTGGATAGGTAGTCGCCTATTAAAGGCAGACTGTACGGATGTGTCTAACATGCAACATAACAGCGAGCTTTCTCTTTTCCTTACATAATTATATTGCTGCCTGTTCAAACAGCCCTAAATCAGAAAGACCCAGTAAAGCTCTGCTGTGAGTCTATTAGTATAGTCACCACAAGGAGGAGCCCACACCTCACAAGACCGAGCAGTGAGCATGACGGCATGATATGGCAGCTCAGTCGAAAGCCTCTCTGAAAATACATGAATGATCATTCAAAGCAACGTACTGTATGTAACCCAATGGACAAAGGCTGGCATTTATGTGAAATGTAACTACCCTAATTTAGTCCCAACTTATGTCAATCAAAGACTATTTGAATCACAGCACTGACCACCAGACAACAACACAGGGGAGAATGACCTCCAGAGAATGCCACATTTTTTTTTCAGACTGATCAGTGCCAATACTCTATTGTAACACAGAGTATTAGTGTAGACATTGTCCAAAAAATGTGAGACGTGCCATGGCAATTCACTTCAGTTGGAACTTTACATGAGACGCTCCTTTTATTCCAAGTCTGatgatgctctctctctcgtcataGGGCCCCATCAGGACAGCAGGCTGTGCTTAGTTAGATAAATGGCTCTCATTACCCACCCAGACACTCCCACTGAGAGACAGCATTAGCACAGGCAGCCAAATGTCAACACAGCCAGATTCCGAAGCTCTGTGATGGGAGCAGTGGGCATAGAAATATACAAATCACaattataaacacaacatgtgaagtgttggtcccatgtttcattggctgaaatagaagatcccagaaattgtccatatgcacaaaaagcttatttctctcaattttgagcatacatttatttacatccctgttagcatttctcctttgccaagataatccatccacctgacagatgttgcatatcaagaagctgattaaacagcatgatcattacacaggtgcaccttgtgctggggacaataaaaggtcactctaaaatgtgccgttttgtcacacaatacaataccacagatgtttcaagttttgagggagagtgcatttggcatgctgactgcaggaatgtccaccagagctgttgccagagatgttaatgttaatttctctaccataagcggcctccaacgttgttttagagaatttggcagtatgtccaaccggcctcacaaccacagaccacgtgtaaccacgccagcccaggaccgccacatccggcttcttcacctgtgggatcgtctgagggggTGCTGAGGCGTATTTCTgtatgtaataaagcccttttgtgcagaaaaactaattctgattggctgggcctggctctccagtgggtggctCTGGCTCCGAAGTgcccttgcccagtcatgtgaaatccatagattatggcctaatgaatttatttaaattgactgatttcctgaactgtaacttagtaaaatctttgacattgttgcatgttgcatttatattgttGTTTAGTATATCATCACTAGAATGGTCAAATTGACTTGAATGAGGATCCCCATGCTAgtatttctatttctatggcagGGGAGCCTCAGCACACTTGGCTATTAGCAGTGTGTTACCCTGTCGCATCTCCCGTTGACCTCACTGTGACCTTCAAGTGGAGAGTTTCCCAAACAGTGATATAGCGAGTGTGTCAGAGGATGGAAAGAAAGTGCATAAGTGTTTCCAGGACACTGGCCATGTTTCAGGCTTTTTAGAAGCTTGTAGATGATTATTGTCCCAATCAGTGAGTGAATCGGCTTGTCGTTTCCGATGACAGTAGCCCCCCTATCCTGAAGTGACAAGAAAAAGCCCTTGTGAATGGACACGTGTTTAGAATCAATATTGGAGCCAAATTGGCTAAATTGGAAGAGCCACAGAACTGATTGCTAATGTTTAAGGGTGGGATGGGTAGAGAAGGTCCCCCGCTTCTTCCAAGTTCACAGGGGAGAAAATAGAGCCAACTGTAAACTGTATGAAGGCTGGCATGTGGTTTGGTTTCCCAGTCCACCACAGTCCACAGCAGGTTTCCATGGTGAAGTGAAGTCACCACAAAGTGGATTAAGCCTCTTACTGTATTGCTGTTACAGAGCTCTAGACTTGTTCAGAAATTTCTGGAGTAAGAATTTTGTACTGTTTTTCTAATGACTGATTCATTAAATGTTTTACAATGTGAAACAAAAAGGTACTAGAGTGGGTGCTATTGATTCCAACTTGTTTTCTCAGAACCAGAGACATCTATCTGGTTAACCAGAGACATCTATCTGGTTAACCAGAGACATCTATCTGGTTAACCAGAGACATCTATCTGGTTAACCAGAGACATCTATCTGGTTAACCAGAGACATCTATCTGGTTAACCAGAGCATCTATCTGGTTAACCAGAGACATCTGGATCAGTGGTTGAATAGAGCTCCTTGCCAATCAATTTAAATGACCAATTACCAATCTTCCTGGTCGGTGGCCTATTACTTGATACCATTTTCAAAATTGGTCCTGGATTATTTTTGATAAGATATTCACATCTCTAGTTCCTCCTGGAACGCTTCCTCAGCACAACAGCACTAATGAAAAACAAAAAGTAAAAGTCCAGATCTCTTTCAACCACACACGCCTATCAATAGGGATGCATATCTGCAATCCAAAATAGTTAGTGGCAAATTACACTAGTGCTTCTGTAATCACGATCCCACTTGAGTGTTAGGTTATTTATcacccccttccatctctctctctctctctctctctctctctctctctctcacacacacatattcacacacacacacacacacacacacacacacacacacacacacacacacacacacacacacacacacacacacacacacacacacacacacacacacacacacacacacacacacacacacacaatctccctTTAGTAGTCCCTATAGAAGGCTCTAATATGACCTCATAGAGAGTTCTAATCAGACAGTTTTTCACCTGGTTGCAATCTGTCATCACCACTCTTAATCCTCTCTATCATGactcatggtgtgtgtctgtctgtccttgtgtTGTGCAGATCTGCAGACTAGTTCTTTCATCCAATCCTGTGACTCATTGCCATCTTCATCTATAACGGGAGGTCAATGCATCTCCCACCCACCTCTGGCACAtcacatattttttttacaagtgtgtgttcctgtgtgtgtgtgtgtatgtgtgtgtgtgtgtgtgtgtgtgtgtgtgtgtgtgtgtgtgtgtgtgtgtgtgtgtgtgtgtgtgtgtgtgtgtgtgtgtgtgtccgtgtgtccgtgtgtgtgtgtgtccgtgtgtccgtgtgtccgtgtgtgtgtgtgtgtgtgtgtgtgtgtgtgtgtgtgtgtgtgtgtgtgtgtgtgtgtgtgtgtgtgtgtgtgtccgtgtgtgtgtccgtgtgtgtgtgtccgtgtgtgtgtgtccgtgtgttttAAAGACAAACTGCACATTTGTCAGTTGAGTGATGAAGGTCTTCTCATCCTAACCCAGACAGAACTGATCTCTGGCACGGTTAAACGATTCACACCTCCATCTAGGACCATTATCACCTGCCCTTTCACCATTGGACAGATTATGTCTCAATACTGGTCTCTCCAATTGGGCAGAAAAAGAAGATGGAAGATCCCTCCAGATTTGGCACGGTCCCATAGATCAACAGGATGGCTAACAGAGTTTAATGAGTTAGAGTAGACTGTAAAGATGTTGAGTTAATGGTTACATATCGGCCCTCCAGCCTTCATTCTTCATATGAAGTGGGTTTTAATGAGACCACTATCGCCCTACTCAGCGTCCGCCAGCGTTTAATGGAGAGGAATAATCTCTTACACGTGTGAGTGATTCTGAATAAAATCGGCAAAGGTTAGCTAACCTTGGTCTGCTGAAAACTTTGCTGATGACCCTATGTACCTGACTGTTTAAACTATAGGCAGATTAATTACTCATGCTAACACGCCGTAAGTCTTCCTAAATAATCAAGTATCTTAACCCTTTTTCTTTTCATTCCCTTTCGCTTTCTTTTGTCCATACTTCATTCTGGTTCAGTCTCAAAGAGATGACGTTGTCGCTACCAAGTTTGCT from Oncorhynchus kisutch isolate 150728-3 linkage group LG9, Okis_V2, whole genome shotgun sequence harbors:
- the LOC109896800 gene encoding V-type proton ATPase subunit F — its product is MAGRGKLIAVIGDEDTCTGFLLGGIGELNKNRKPNFLVVEKETSIAEIEETFKSFLTRNDIGIILINQFIAEMIRHAIDQHMESIPAVLEIPSKEHPYDASKDSILRRAKGMFSAEDFR